A DNA window from Pseudomonas resinovorans NBRC 106553 contains the following coding sequences:
- the mddA gene encoding methanethiol S-methyltransferase encodes MFTYFKRISIFLYGVASYLIFFATFVYSIGFVANLPFAPRTMDGEPQLPFWSALGINALLLGLFAVQHSVMARPAFKAWWTRWIPPAAERSTYVLFSSLALILLYSFWQPLGGEIWNIENRSGRLVMGAIFGFGWALVFYSTVLINHFDLFGLRQVWLNLLGKPYTDLEFKTPGAYKLVRHPLYLGWFLCFWATPTMSATHLLFAVLTSIYILAAIRLEERDLLQAHPEYADYRRQVPMLLPRVGGRDKAEDDREAA; translated from the coding sequence ATGTTCACTTACTTCAAGCGCATTTCGATCTTCCTCTACGGCGTGGCCAGCTACCTGATCTTCTTCGCCACGTTCGTCTACTCCATCGGTTTCGTCGCCAACCTGCCGTTCGCCCCGCGCACCATGGACGGTGAGCCGCAGCTGCCGTTCTGGAGTGCCCTGGGAATCAACGCGCTGCTCCTGGGCCTGTTCGCCGTCCAGCACAGCGTGATGGCCCGGCCGGCCTTCAAGGCCTGGTGGACCCGCTGGATTCCGCCGGCGGCCGAGCGCAGCACCTACGTACTGTTCTCCAGTCTGGCGCTGATCCTGCTGTACAGCTTCTGGCAGCCCCTGGGTGGGGAAATCTGGAACATCGAGAACCGTTCCGGCCGGCTGGTGATGGGCGCGATCTTCGGCTTCGGCTGGGCCCTGGTGTTCTACTCCACCGTGCTGATCAACCACTTCGACCTGTTCGGCCTGCGCCAGGTCTGGCTGAACCTGCTGGGCAAGCCCTACACCGACCTGGAGTTCAAGACTCCCGGCGCCTACAAGCTGGTGCGTCATCCGCTGTATCTGGGCTGGTTCCTGTGCTTCTGGGCCACCCCGACCATGAGCGCCACGCACCTGCTGTTCGCGGTGCTGACCAGCATCTACATCCTGGCGGCGATCCGGCTGGAAGAGCGTGACCTGCTGCAGGCCCACCCCGAGTACGCCGACTACCGGCGCCAGGTGCCCATGCTGCTGCCGCGCGTCGGTGGCCGGGACAAGGCAGAGGACGATCGCGAAGCGGCCTGA
- a CDS encoding OsmC family protein — MTIRLTRDSANATRQRIELDGKAPLFTDLPTDLGGAGADPEPHDYFDAALGSCKALTVTYYAQKNGIPLTGVDVEVTRDDSEERKGHYRLDVKLTLRGVLTDEQRATLLRIADKCPVHKLMTQVEVSIETHLAEGNFSQ, encoded by the coding sequence ATGACTATCCGTCTCACCCGTGATTCCGCCAATGCCACCCGCCAGCGCATCGAACTGGACGGCAAGGCGCCGCTGTTCACCGACCTGCCGACGGACCTGGGCGGTGCCGGGGCAGACCCGGAGCCCCATGATTACTTCGACGCGGCCCTGGGCAGCTGCAAGGCCCTGACGGTGACCTACTACGCCCAGAAGAACGGCATTCCGCTGACCGGCGTGGACGTGGAGGTGACCCGCGACGACAGCGAGGAACGCAAGGGACACTATCGCCTGGACGTGAAACTGACCCTGCGCGGCGTCCTCACCGACGAGCAACGCGCCACCCTGCTGCGCATCGCCGACAAGTGCCCCGTGCACAAACTGATGACCCAGGTGGAAGTCAGCATCGAAACCCACCTCGCCGAAGGCAACTTCAGCCAGTGA
- a CDS encoding methyl-accepting chemotaxis protein has translation MYLRQLPIAYRAAVGFAIITLLLVGLGWFASDRMEVINQASTRLSQISLPSVQAANRIGQVVAEVRLAEMAHLLARDPASWRGQEQRLNELAAELRKAEEDFRPLVDNAEEQALFDRLEALTRDYLAGQPAVLERSRSGDAEGARVLMRDAHRDRYVALLDSLQALSKLVEDQAHADNLASDLIFERSSQAVLVVLLVALLASVAIAWLLTRSIVQPIRNAMLTAQKVADGDLTGQIDTHGKDEPAHLMQSLEQMQRVLHDTIEQIGQSATQLASAAEELNAVTEEGSHSLTRQHSEIEMAATAVNQMSAAVEEVARNAASTSEASSASEGAARTGRERVEQTVQAIRDMGLEVTHTTQRVADLAVQAQGISRVLDVIRAIAEQTNLLALNAAIEAARAGEQGRGFAVVADEVRALAHRTQESTHEIEQMIAGIQAGADTAVAAMRENERHAQDMLEVAEGADQALFEIARQAGEINERTLVIASAAEEQAQVAREVDRNLVNIHDISVQTSAGAGQTSTASHELSRLANDLNGMIARFVV, from the coding sequence ATGTACCTTCGTCAGCTCCCCATCGCCTACCGCGCCGCCGTAGGCTTCGCCATCATCACCCTGCTGCTGGTGGGCCTCGGCTGGTTCGCCAGCGACCGCATGGAAGTCATCAACCAGGCATCCACCCGTCTCAGCCAGATCTCCCTGCCCAGCGTCCAGGCCGCCAACCGAATCGGCCAGGTGGTCGCCGAAGTGCGCCTGGCGGAGATGGCCCACCTCCTGGCCCGTGACCCCGCCAGCTGGCGCGGCCAGGAACAGCGCCTGAACGAACTGGCCGCCGAGCTGCGCAAGGCCGAGGAAGACTTCCGCCCCCTGGTGGACAACGCCGAGGAACAAGCGCTGTTCGATCGGCTGGAAGCCCTCACCCGCGACTACCTCGCCGGCCAGCCGGCGGTGCTGGAGCGCTCCCGCTCGGGCGATGCCGAAGGCGCCCGGGTGCTGATGCGCGACGCCCATCGCGACCGCTACGTGGCGCTGCTGGACAGCCTGCAGGCCCTGAGCAAGTTGGTGGAGGACCAGGCGCACGCCGACAACCTCGCCAGCGACCTGATCTTCGAACGCTCCAGCCAGGCGGTACTGGTGGTGCTGCTGGTGGCCCTGCTGGCCAGCGTCGCCATCGCCTGGCTGCTCACCCGGAGCATCGTCCAGCCCATCCGCAATGCCATGCTCACCGCCCAGAAGGTGGCCGACGGCGACCTCACCGGACAGATCGACACCCACGGCAAGGACGAGCCGGCGCACCTGATGCAGTCCCTGGAGCAGATGCAGCGGGTCCTCCACGACACCATCGAGCAGATTGGCCAGTCCGCCACCCAGCTCGCGTCGGCGGCCGAGGAACTCAACGCGGTGACCGAGGAAGGCAGCCACTCGCTGACTCGCCAGCACAGCGAGATCGAGATGGCCGCCACCGCGGTCAACCAGATGAGCGCGGCCGTCGAGGAAGTGGCACGCAACGCCGCCTCCACCTCCGAGGCCTCCAGCGCCTCCGAAGGGGCCGCCCGCACCGGCCGCGAGCGGGTCGAGCAGACGGTGCAGGCGATCCGCGACATGGGCCTGGAGGTGACCCACACCACCCAGCGGGTGGCGGACCTGGCGGTGCAGGCCCAGGGCATCAGCCGGGTACTGGACGTGATCCGCGCCATCGCCGAGCAGACCAACCTGCTGGCCCTCAACGCGGCCATCGAGGCGGCGCGGGCCGGCGAACAGGGTCGCGGCTTCGCCGTGGTGGCGGACGAAGTGCGCGCCCTCGCCCACCGCACCCAGGAATCCACCCACGAGATCGAGCAGATGATCGCCGGCATCCAGGCCGGCGCCGATACCGCCGTGGCCGCCATGCGCGAGAACGAGCGGCACGCCCAGGACATGCTGGAAGTGGCCGAGGGCGCGGACCAGGCGCTCTTCGAGATCGCCCGCCAGGCCGGCGAGATCAACGAGCGCACCCTGGTCATCGCCAGCGCGGCCGAGGAGCAGGCCCAGGTCGCCCGCGAAGTGGACCGCAACCTGGTGAACATCCACGACATCTCGGTGCAGACCTCGGCCGGGGCTGGCCAGACCTCCACCGCCAGCCACGAGCTGTCGCGCCTGGCCAACGACCTGAACGGCATGATCGCGCGCTTTGTGGTGTGA
- a CDS encoding dienelactone hydrolase family protein, whose product MNRLLLSSLLFAMAGPTWAAMVTQAVPYEIDGKAFQGTLVYDDAVKTPRPGLLMVPNWLGVTPAAAEQAKVIAGERYVIFIADMYGKDVRPSNPDEAKAAATAVRGDRPLMRKRAQAGVETLKAQGSKVALDQANLGAIGFCFGGGSVLELARAGAPLKGFVSFHGNLDTPDPADARNIRAPVLVLHGADDPSVPKAQVDAFTAEMTAAKADWQLVSYGGAVHSFTDPDAKVPGRNEYHPKVAARAYQAMNDLFDEVFTGTR is encoded by the coding sequence ATGAACCGCTTGCTGCTGTCTTCGCTGTTGTTCGCCATGGCCGGCCCCACCTGGGCGGCCATGGTCACCCAGGCGGTGCCCTACGAAATCGACGGCAAGGCGTTCCAGGGCACCCTGGTCTATGACGATGCCGTGAAAACCCCGCGCCCCGGCCTGCTGATGGTGCCCAACTGGCTGGGCGTGACGCCGGCCGCCGCCGAGCAGGCCAAGGTGATCGCCGGCGAGCGCTACGTCATTTTCATCGCCGACATGTATGGCAAGGATGTGCGCCCGAGCAATCCCGACGAAGCCAAGGCCGCCGCCACGGCGGTGCGCGGCGACCGCCCGCTGATGCGCAAACGCGCCCAGGCCGGGGTGGAGACGCTCAAGGCCCAGGGCAGCAAGGTGGCCCTGGACCAGGCCAACCTCGGCGCCATCGGCTTCTGCTTCGGTGGTGGCAGTGTGCTGGAGCTGGCGCGAGCCGGAGCGCCGCTGAAGGGCTTCGTGTCCTTCCATGGCAACCTGGACACCCCCGATCCGGCCGACGCGCGCAATATCCGCGCGCCGGTGCTGGTGCTGCACGGCGCCGACGACCCCTCGGTGCCCAAGGCCCAGGTGGATGCCTTCACCGCTGAAATGACCGCGGCCAAGGCCGATTGGCAACTGGTCAGCTATGGCGGCGCGGTGCACTCCTTCACCGACCCCGACGCGAAGGTGCCGGGCCGCAACGAATACCATCCCAAGGTCGCCGCACGGGCCTACCAGGCCATGAACGACCTGTTCGACGAAGTCTTCACCGGAACGAGGTAA
- a CDS encoding DUF3859 domain-containing protein, which produces MIPFRMTALVAFGLASGMALADVRVDGPIEYGIFESQYKDYQPGERVLTRSNQTIQRTDVIPAKLGTKFGMRYTLTGKQEKDTPLTLLYLTPGVVSPDGKRHDKFVVEQQMAAGAPLDVMAFEFTEHYEVVPGEWRFMVFQGDRLLAEQSFTVR; this is translated from the coding sequence ATGATTCCCTTTCGAATGACAGCACTCGTGGCCTTTGGCCTGGCATCCGGCATGGCCCTGGCCGATGTACGGGTGGACGGGCCGATTGAGTACGGCATCTTCGAATCCCAGTACAAGGACTACCAGCCGGGCGAGCGCGTGCTGACCCGCAGCAACCAGACCATTCAGCGCACCGACGTGATCCCGGCCAAACTGGGCACCAAGTTCGGCATGCGCTACACCCTGACCGGCAAGCAGGAAAAAGACACCCCGCTGACCCTGCTGTACCTCACCCCCGGCGTGGTGTCGCCAGACGGCAAGCGCCACGACAAGTTCGTGGTGGAGCAGCAGATGGCCGCCGGCGCACCCTTGGACGTGATGGCCTTCGAGTTCACCGAGCACTACGAAGTGGTGCCGGGCGAGTGGCGCTTCATGGTGTTCCAGGGCGACCGCCTGCTGGCCGAACAGAGCTTCACCGTCCGCTGA
- a CDS encoding response regulator, translated as MAEQISILVVDDDEAIRELLLDYLGGQGYQVQAVADSGQLRARLAEALPDLVLLDVGLPGEDGLSLARFLREHHDLPVIMVSGAGTPLDRIVGLEVGADDYLAKPFDPRELLARLKTVLRRYRRAAPPTAEPVMESESPCLQLGRCRLDLQSRQLFDALGEEIPLTAMEFDLLQAFAQRPNRPLSRDQLLNLTQHRDWNPFDRSIDIRIARLRRKLEPDPDKPQIIRTVRGVGYMFVPG; from the coding sequence ATGGCCGAACAGATCAGCATCCTGGTGGTGGACGACGACGAGGCGATCCGCGAGTTGCTGCTGGATTACCTCGGCGGCCAGGGCTACCAGGTCCAGGCCGTGGCGGATAGCGGCCAGCTGCGAGCGCGGCTGGCCGAGGCACTGCCCGACCTGGTGCTGCTGGACGTGGGCCTGCCCGGCGAGGATGGCCTCAGCCTGGCGCGCTTTCTGCGCGAGCATCACGACCTGCCGGTGATCATGGTCTCCGGCGCCGGCACCCCGCTGGACCGCATTGTCGGCCTGGAGGTGGGCGCCGATGACTACCTGGCCAAGCCCTTCGATCCCCGCGAGCTGCTGGCACGTCTCAAGACCGTGTTGCGGCGCTATCGCCGCGCGGCGCCGCCGACCGCCGAGCCGGTCATGGAAAGCGAGAGCCCCTGCCTGCAGCTCGGCCGCTGCCGCCTCGATCTGCAGAGCCGCCAGCTGTTCGATGCCCTGGGCGAGGAAATCCCCCTGACCGCCATGGAGTTCGACCTGCTCCAGGCCTTCGCCCAGCGCCCGAATCGGCCGTTGTCCCGCGACCAACTGCTGAACCTCACCCAGCACCGCGACTGGAATCCCTTCGACCGCTCCATCGACATCCGCATCGCCCGCCTGCGCCGCAAGCTGGAGCCAGACCCGGACAAGCCGCAGATCATCCGTACCGTGCGCGGCGTGGGCTACATGTTCGTGCCGGGGTGA
- a CDS encoding amidohydrolase family protein, producing MYRLRTSLAALLLLAATLPVEARDYHYSDAHLHYVDFFQESDGMKSLLQAMDKGRIDHVMISGIPVAKKWHEDEPKRPRYYAGDDAAAYWYSATDVLVAAAVKQLSDAQRQRFHPFLSGFNPNDKNADAHIRRMLELDPGLWQGIGEVFTRHDDLTALIDGDTPRANNEAMGRIYHLAAEYDLPVLLHSNITSKRERNPLYLQEVEEPLRNHPHVRFIWAHAGSSMEIHRHQTKMDFLLSTLDRLLGSYPNLYIDLSWSVLEPYLLDADGKPDRRWLTLVERYPERFMLGSDVVGRFDGLGDYLSAYDPFLDALPEAVARKVARDNFLAVLPMKHRSAKEQAQVQADRPGR from the coding sequence TTGTATCGACTGAGGACCAGTCTCGCCGCGCTGCTGCTGCTGGCGGCAACCCTGCCCGTTGAAGCGCGGGACTACCACTACAGCGACGCCCACCTGCACTACGTGGATTTCTTCCAGGAAAGCGACGGCATGAAGAGCCTGTTGCAGGCGATGGACAAGGGCCGAATCGACCATGTGATGATCTCCGGCATCCCGGTGGCGAAGAAATGGCACGAGGATGAACCCAAGCGGCCGCGCTACTACGCCGGCGACGATGCCGCCGCCTACTGGTACAGCGCCACCGACGTGCTGGTGGCCGCCGCGGTGAAGCAGTTGTCGGACGCGCAGCGCCAGCGTTTCCATCCCTTCCTCAGCGGCTTCAACCCCAACGACAAGAACGCCGACGCCCATATTCGCCGCATGCTGGAGCTGGACCCGGGGCTCTGGCAGGGCATAGGCGAGGTGTTCACCCGCCATGACGACCTCACCGCCCTGATCGACGGCGACACGCCGCGGGCTAACAACGAGGCCATGGGGCGCATCTACCACCTGGCCGCCGAGTACGACCTGCCGGTGCTGCTGCATTCCAACATCACCTCCAAGCGCGAGCGCAACCCGCTCTACCTGCAGGAGGTGGAGGAGCCCCTGCGCAACCATCCCCATGTGCGTTTCATCTGGGCCCACGCCGGTTCGAGCATGGAGATCCACCGCCACCAGACGAAGATGGATTTCCTCCTCTCCACCCTGGACCGGCTACTGGGAAGCTACCCCAACCTCTACATCGATCTGTCCTGGAGCGTGCTCGAGCCCTACCTGCTGGACGCCGACGGCAAGCCCGACCGCCGCTGGCTGACGCTGGTGGAACGCTACCCCGAGCGCTTCATGCTGGGCTCGGACGTGGTGGGGCGCTTCGATGGACTGGGGGATTACCTCAGCGCCTACGACCCCTTCCTCGACGCCTTGCCCGAGGCGGTGGCGCGCAAGGTGGCGCGGGACAACTTCCTCGCCGTGCTGCCAATGAAGCACCGCTCGGCCAAGGAACAGGCGCAGGTGCAGGCCGATCGACCGGGCCGTTGA
- a CDS encoding dienelactone hydrolase family protein yields the protein MTQIQSQALGYSVDGLAFEGRLLFDAADQAPRPALLMAPNWFGVSEGAQEIAAQVASRGYRVLLVDLYGATLRPASPAEAGAAMLPLKQDRSLLRRRLLAALDALRGQSVTAIDGTRLAAFGFCFGGTCALELARAGAPLKAAVSFHGSLDTPDAADARRIQGAVLVLDGALDPLVPREQLPAFAKEMGDAGVDWQLLSYGGAVHSFTDPDAKVPGTSQYDAKVSRRAFAAMYALLDEVFA from the coding sequence ATGACGCAAATCCAGTCCCAGGCCCTTGGCTACAGCGTCGATGGCCTGGCCTTCGAAGGCCGCCTGCTGTTCGACGCCGCCGACCAGGCGCCGCGCCCAGCCCTGCTGATGGCGCCCAACTGGTTCGGGGTCAGCGAGGGCGCCCAGGAGATCGCCGCCCAGGTGGCCAGCCGTGGCTATCGGGTGCTGCTGGTCGATCTCTATGGCGCGACGCTGCGCCCGGCAAGCCCGGCCGAAGCCGGCGCCGCCATGCTGCCGCTGAAACAGGACCGCTCGCTGCTGCGTCGCCGCCTTCTGGCCGCCCTGGATGCCCTGCGTGGCCAGTCGGTTACCGCCATCGACGGCACGCGACTGGCGGCCTTCGGCTTCTGCTTCGGTGGCACCTGCGCGCTGGAACTGGCGCGAGCCGGCGCGCCGCTGAAGGCTGCGGTGTCCTTCCATGGCTCGCTGGATACGCCGGATGCCGCCGACGCGCGGCGCATCCAGGGCGCGGTACTGGTGCTCGATGGCGCCCTCGACCCGCTGGTGCCCCGCGAGCAATTGCCGGCCTTCGCCAAGGAAATGGGCGATGCGGGCGTCGACTGGCAGCTGCTGAGCTACGGCGGAGCGGTGCATTCCTTCACCGACCCCGACGCCAAGGTTCCGGGCACCTCGCAGTACGACGCCAAGGTGTCGCGACGGGCCTTCGCCGCCATGTATGCGCTGCTGGACGAGGTCTTTGCCTGA
- a CDS encoding PAS domain S-box protein, with protein sequence MSQSLSSRFAISAEEHRLRQIVDSSSAVIYVKDLDGRLCLVNRAFERLFKVRAERVLGHTDHDFFPAAMADVLRANDVRVAQLGHELEFEEQVPINGVLRTYLSNKFPLFDSEGRVSAICGISTDISSRKGLEEVLRFVALGVSAATGNEVFEAIARYLVRSLNADFAFVSRISDEGPECLTTLALYYNGGLQQNATYALSGTPCADVFGGHFHFVPRDLRRCYPGDAVLASFGVDSYAGYPLFASDGRPLGLIAAGRLGPMSDRDKVESVLRIFSVRAAAEIERLEAEASYRAIFNTSEDAIFVHDIDSGALVDVNPKACRAYGYSYEEMLKLDMDAFSAGYSPYTGKEATGHLARAAAGQVQRFEWHRRNRDGSLHWDEVLLKRVTIGGIDRILGITREITARKEAEQALRASELQYRAITNTALDCFISMDETGRVLAFNPAAEQCFGISRDEALGHSLLKLIIPPRFRDAYEHALEHYLQTGHGAFLGKRMEVVAQRADGREFTAELALTQVPGDEGPRFICYLRDITERTQAEEERARLEQQLRQAQRMEAIGHLTGGIAHDFNNLLTSMLGYTVMAQELAEQGGDERLGKYLSRVQRSAEKARDLIQQMLTFSRGSRGKPQVVALDLLLGDFIRLVESTLPATVELDVQLGHDLPRVLADPVQLEQVLMNLCINARDAMGSVGQLRVSLERQAQEGVCASCQQRIRGEFVALTVSDSGPGIDPALRVQIFEPFFSTKASGQGSGMGLSMVHGIVHEYGGHIQLVSEPGQGATFRVLMPAHSPASAVEDACSAAQDRPPLRSALKGRVAVVDDDATVAEFMGELLEGWGLTPRIFCDAEQAGQVLCADPYAWDFAILDQSMPRLSGLQLARRLLASRADLPIVLYTGFSDSLLESEVQQQGVKALLTKPLDQQRMHQLLQAWLVTPASGYKAETN encoded by the coding sequence GTGAGTCAGTCCCTGAGCAGTCGTTTCGCCATCAGCGCCGAGGAGCATCGCCTGCGGCAGATCGTCGACAGCAGCAGCGCGGTGATCTACGTGAAGGACCTGGACGGTCGCCTGTGCCTGGTCAACCGCGCGTTCGAGCGCCTGTTCAAGGTGCGCGCGGAGCGGGTGCTGGGGCATACCGACCATGACTTTTTCCCCGCGGCGATGGCCGACGTGCTGCGCGCCAACGACGTGCGCGTGGCCCAGCTCGGCCATGAGCTGGAGTTCGAGGAGCAGGTGCCCATAAACGGCGTGCTCCGTACCTACCTGTCCAACAAGTTCCCGCTGTTCGACAGCGAGGGCCGGGTCAGCGCCATCTGCGGCATCTCCACCGACATCAGCTCGCGCAAGGGTCTGGAGGAGGTCCTGCGCTTCGTTGCCCTGGGGGTGTCGGCGGCCACCGGTAACGAGGTATTCGAGGCCATCGCCCGCTACCTGGTGCGCTCGCTGAACGCCGACTTCGCCTTCGTCAGCCGCATCAGCGACGAAGGCCCGGAGTGCCTGACCACCCTGGCGCTCTACTACAACGGCGGTCTGCAACAGAACGCCACCTATGCCCTGAGTGGTACGCCCTGCGCCGACGTGTTCGGCGGTCATTTCCACTTCGTGCCCCGCGACCTGCGCCGCTGCTATCCGGGCGACGCCGTGCTGGCGTCCTTTGGCGTCGACAGCTACGCCGGCTACCCGCTGTTCGCCAGCGATGGCCGGCCCCTGGGGCTGATCGCCGCCGGCCGGCTCGGCCCCATGAGCGACCGCGACAAGGTGGAGTCGGTGTTGCGCATCTTCTCCGTGCGGGCCGCGGCGGAAATCGAACGGCTGGAGGCGGAAGCCAGTTATCGGGCGATATTCAATACCTCCGAAGACGCCATCTTCGTCCATGACATCGACAGCGGCGCCCTGGTGGACGTCAATCCCAAGGCGTGCCGCGCCTATGGCTACAGCTACGAGGAAATGCTCAAGCTGGACATGGATGCCTTCAGCGCCGGCTATTCGCCCTATACCGGCAAGGAGGCGACCGGCCACCTGGCGCGCGCCGCCGCTGGCCAGGTGCAACGCTTCGAGTGGCACCGGCGCAACCGCGACGGCAGCCTGCACTGGGATGAAGTGCTGCTCAAGCGCGTGACCATTGGCGGCATCGACCGCATCCTCGGCATCACCCGCGAGATCACCGCCCGCAAGGAGGCCGAGCAAGCCCTGCGCGCCAGCGAGTTGCAGTACCGGGCCATCACCAATACCGCCCTGGACTGTTTCATCAGCATGGACGAAACCGGCCGGGTGCTGGCCTTCAACCCGGCGGCGGAGCAGTGTTTCGGCATCAGTCGGGACGAGGCGCTGGGCCATTCCCTGCTCAAGCTGATCATTCCGCCGCGCTTTCGCGACGCGTACGAGCACGCCCTGGAGCATTACCTGCAGACCGGCCACGGCGCCTTCCTCGGCAAACGCATGGAGGTGGTGGCGCAACGCGCCGATGGCCGCGAGTTCACCGCCGAGCTGGCCCTGACCCAGGTACCCGGCGACGAAGGGCCGCGCTTCATCTGCTACCTGCGTGACATCACCGAGCGGACCCAGGCGGAGGAGGAGCGCGCCCGACTGGAGCAGCAATTGCGCCAGGCCCAGCGCATGGAGGCCATCGGCCACCTGACCGGGGGCATCGCTCACGACTTCAACAACCTGCTGACCAGCATGCTGGGCTACACGGTGATGGCCCAGGAACTGGCGGAGCAGGGCGGCGACGAGCGCCTGGGCAAGTACCTCTCAAGGGTGCAGCGCTCGGCGGAAAAGGCCCGCGACCTGATCCAGCAGATGCTCACCTTCAGCCGTGGAAGTCGCGGCAAGCCGCAAGTGGTGGCGCTGGACCTGCTGCTGGGTGATTTCATCCGCCTGGTGGAGTCCACCTTGCCGGCCACGGTGGAGCTGGATGTGCAACTGGGCCATGATCTGCCGCGCGTGCTGGCCGATCCGGTGCAGCTGGAGCAGGTGCTGATGAATCTTTGCATCAATGCCCGCGACGCCATGGGGAGTGTCGGCCAGTTGCGGGTGAGCCTGGAGCGGCAGGCCCAGGAGGGCGTCTGTGCGTCCTGTCAGCAGCGCATCCGGGGCGAGTTCGTCGCCCTCACCGTCAGCGACAGCGGGCCGGGTATCGACCCGGCGTTGCGGGTGCAGATCTTCGAGCCGTTCTTCTCCACCAAGGCCAGCGGCCAGGGCAGTGGCATGGGGCTGTCCATGGTGCACGGCATCGTTCACGAATACGGCGGGCACATCCAACTGGTCAGCGAGCCGGGGCAGGGGGCGACCTTCCGCGTCCTGATGCCGGCCCACAGCCCGGCGTCGGCAGTGGAAGACGCATGCAGCGCGGCGCAGGATCGGCCGCCGCTGCGTTCGGCCCTCAAGGGGCGGGTGGCGGTGGTGGACGACGATGCCACGGTGGCCGAGTTCATGGGCGAACTGCTGGAGGGCTGGGGCCTTACGCCGCGCATCTTCTGCGATGCCGAGCAGGCCGGCCAGGTGCTCTGCGCCGACCCCTACGCCTGGGACTTCGCCATCCTCGACCAGAGCATGCCGCGCCTTTCCGGCCTGCAACTGGCGCGGCGCCTGCTGGCCTCCCGTGCCGACCTGCCCATCGTGCTGTACACCGGCTTCAGCGATTCCCTGCTGGAAAGCGAGGTGCAGCAGCAGGGGGTCAAGGCGTTGCTGACCAAACCCCTGGACCAGCAGCGCATGCATCAACTGTTGCAGGCCTGGCTGGTCACCCCGGCCAGCGGATACAAAGCCGAAACAAACTGA
- a CDS encoding pirin family protein, with the protein MNILTIRPRAEAVAGQPILRPLPSAQCRSVGPFVFFDHMLEATYAPGTGMDVRQHPHIGLSTLTYLFEGELQHKDSLGSDQVVKPGDVSWMTAGKGVAHVERTPDALLASGSRAHGLQVWLALPSALEDCEPSYSHHPASSLPERDALGVRIRLIAGSGFCLESPVPVLSPTLYADLQLEAGATLNIPTEHPQRALYVLEGEALLDDQPLEPRCLVVLPEGEEYVLSACSGCQLVMIGGEPLDGQRRMNWNFVSSRPELIDRARSRWAAGDWPVVQGETSRIELPR; encoded by the coding sequence ATGAACATCCTCACCATCCGCCCGCGCGCCGAAGCGGTCGCCGGACAGCCCATCCTCCGCCCGCTGCCGTCGGCCCAGTGCCGCAGCGTCGGGCCCTTCGTGTTCTTCGACCACATGCTGGAGGCGACCTATGCCCCCGGCACCGGCATGGACGTGCGCCAGCACCCGCATATTGGCCTCTCCACCCTCACCTACCTGTTCGAGGGCGAGTTGCAGCACAAGGACAGCCTGGGTTCGGACCAGGTGGTGAAACCGGGGGATGTCAGCTGGATGACCGCAGGCAAGGGCGTCGCCCATGTGGAGCGCACGCCGGACGCGCTGCTGGCCAGCGGTTCCCGTGCCCACGGCCTGCAGGTATGGCTGGCGCTACCGAGCGCGCTGGAAGACTGCGAACCCAGCTACAGCCACCACCCGGCGAGCAGCCTGCCGGAGCGGGACGCCCTCGGCGTGCGCATCCGCCTCATCGCCGGCAGCGGTTTCTGCCTGGAGTCGCCGGTACCAGTGCTCTCCCCTACCCTCTACGCCGACCTGCAACTGGAGGCAGGCGCCACCCTGAACATCCCCACCGAGCACCCGCAACGCGCCCTCTATGTGCTGGAAGGCGAAGCGCTGCTGGATGACCAGCCCCTGGAGCCGCGCTGCCTGGTGGTGCTGCCGGAGGGTGAGGAGTACGTGCTGTCCGCCTGCAGCGGTTGCCAGCTGGTGATGATCGGCGGCGAGCCGCTGGACGGACAACGACGGATGAACTGGAACTTCGTTTCCAGCCGCCCGGAGCTGATCGACCGGGCCCGCAGCCGCTGGGCGGCCGGGGATTGGCCGGTGGTGCAGGGAGAAACCAGCCGTATCGAGTTGCCACGCTGA